In a single window of the candidate division KSB1 bacterium genome:
- a CDS encoding outer membrane beta-barrel protein: protein MRNVLLIILAICFALAGRAGAQFAVGPRVVVSVPTGSMADELKSGEGIGVKAFYTLPQAQVLALRGDFDYLSYSSRPVGDFYYYAGSARQEAFRLTLGPQLAVDIARFRIYGAALGGLYVFQDLYAVTDVWGFGYSETKTKTKWEWNAGGGAMVDIGLGPWVDVEVRYHSVTDMVSMRQDNVTTESDGQDISVHVGVVFFLR, encoded by the coding sequence ATGAGAAACGTTCTGCTTATCATCCTGGCCATCTGTTTTGCACTGGCCGGCAGGGCTGGGGCGCAGTTCGCAGTCGGGCCGCGCGTGGTGGTTTCCGTGCCCACCGGCTCAATGGCCGACGAGCTGAAAAGCGGCGAGGGGATCGGAGTAAAGGCCTTCTACACGCTGCCACAGGCGCAGGTGCTGGCCCTGCGCGGCGACTTTGACTACCTTTCCTACAGCTCGCGGCCGGTGGGGGACTTTTACTACTACGCGGGCTCAGCACGCCAGGAGGCCTTCCGCCTCACCCTCGGGCCGCAACTCGCGGTGGACATCGCCCGGTTCCGTATCTACGGCGCAGCGCTGGGCGGGCTCTACGTCTTTCAGGACCTGTACGCCGTCACGGATGTCTGGGGTTTTGGGTACTCGGAAACCAAGACGAAGACCAAGTGGGAGTGGAACGCCGGCGGCGGCGCCATGGTCGACATCGGCCTCGGCCCGTGGGTGGACGTCGAGGTCCGCTACCACAGCGTCACCGATATGGTCAGCATGCGCCAGGACAACGTGACGACCGAGTCCGATGGTCAGGACATCAGCGTGCACGTGGGGGTGGTCTTCTTCTTGCGATGA
- a CDS encoding DUF72 domain-containing protein: MPFSEIDYKTYVHWGTSTWTYEGWKGIVYHKDYRPERFKKECLAEYARDGRFSTVGMDLFFYRPPSPFELAAYARQLPPGFKACSKVWEEITVKRYPNHPRYGDNKGKENPNFLSVEQFVTKVLEPYRKAFANFAGPFIFEFGYLSREDMPSVHAFAERLDGFFAQVPKDFQYSVEIRNRHFLAPAYFAVLRKHGVAHVFNHWSFMPPISEQLRYDAVTADFIVCRVLTPLGMRYEEAVKRFQPYGKIVDRQPRMRQDVLRLAAMAMERKVPAYILINNRAEGSAPLTITELDQLLRQNLLS; encoded by the coding sequence ATGCCATTCTCTGAGATTGATTACAAGACCTACGTCCACTGGGGCACCAGTACCTGGACCTACGAGGGCTGGAAGGGGATCGTCTACCACAAGGACTACCGCCCCGAGCGTTTCAAGAAAGAGTGCCTGGCCGAATACGCGCGCGACGGCAGGTTCTCGACGGTGGGCATGGACCTGTTCTTCTACCGACCGCCCTCGCCTTTCGAATTGGCCGCCTATGCCCGGCAACTGCCTCCAGGCTTCAAGGCGTGCTCCAAGGTGTGGGAAGAGATCACCGTGAAGCGCTACCCCAACCATCCCCGCTACGGCGACAACAAGGGCAAGGAGAATCCCAACTTCCTCAGCGTCGAGCAGTTCGTCACCAAGGTCCTGGAACCCTATCGCAAGGCCTTTGCCAACTTTGCCGGGCCGTTCATCTTTGAGTTCGGCTACCTGTCGCGGGAGGATATGCCCTCCGTACACGCCTTCGCCGAGCGACTGGACGGCTTCTTTGCGCAGGTACCAAAGGACTTTCAATACAGCGTCGAGATTCGCAATCGCCACTTTCTCGCTCCGGCCTATTTTGCCGTGCTGCGCAAGCACGGGGTGGCGCACGTATTCAACCACTGGAGCTTCATGCCGCCGATCAGCGAGCAGCTTCGCTACGACGCCGTGACTGCGGATTTTATCGTGTGCCGGGTGCTCACGCCCTTGGGCATGCGCTACGAGGAGGCGGTCAAGCGCTTTCAACCGTACGGCAAGATTGTGGACAGGCAGCCGCGCATGCGCCAGGATGTGCTGCGCCTGGCGGCAATGGCCATGGAGCGGAAGGTACCGGCCTACATTCTCATCAATAACCGGGCAGAGGGCTCGGCGCCGCTTACCATCACCGAGTTAGACCAACTCCTGCGGCAGAATCTGCTCTCGTAG